A single genomic interval of Methyloceanibacter caenitepidi harbors:
- a CDS encoding DUF1467 family protein: MSLAFGVAIYFVIWWVLLFAVLPWGVRTSEEAGEASNPGFADSAPHRPRLLLKIVATTIVSGIVFAFIYAIMVHHIIRLDDIPFFPRYERVQEAPHAN; the protein is encoded by the coding sequence ATGAGTCTCGCCTTCGGCGTCGCCATCTACTTCGTGATCTGGTGGGTTCTGCTCTTCGCTGTTCTGCCTTGGGGCGTGCGCACGTCGGAAGAAGCGGGCGAAGCAAGCAATCCGGGTTTCGCCGACAGCGCACCGCACAGGCCGAGGCTGCTGCTGAAAATCGTCGCGACGACGATCGTTTCCGGCATCGTCTTCGCGTTCATCTACGCGATCATGGTGCATCACATCATCAGGCTCGACGACATCCCGTTCTTCCCCCGCTACGAGCGGGTTCAGGAAGCGCCTCACGCCAATTGA
- a CDS encoding lipoprotein-releasing ABC transporter permease subunit, giving the protein MSASETVAGHVESPAAPTTRPFAPFEWLVALRYLRARRKEGFISVIAGFSFIGIMLGVATLIIVMAVMNGFRQELFDKMLGLNGHVVVHSVGQFKDYDAVSERIANVPDVKHALPLVEGQVLASTPLGSTGALVRGLREKDLKSLKAISKNVHFGTLDGFDKNPGIAIGSRMANTLNVKVGDSVSILTPRGASTPLGTAPRIKRYPVVAIFEIGMSEYDASIMFMPLNEAQIYFNQPDSVTVLEVVLKSPDEVAELAPKILEAGGPSIYVTDWRQRNATFFSALQVERNVMFLILTLIVLVAALNIISGLKMLVKDKARDIAILRTMGATRGSVMRIFLIAGATIGVTGTLAGLALGVLVCVNIDHIRWFVSWLTDTELFPAELYYLSELPAEMDSGETASVVIMALTLSVLASVYPAWRASRLDPVEALRYE; this is encoded by the coding sequence ATGAGCGCGAGCGAAACCGTAGCCGGACACGTCGAAAGCCCCGCGGCACCGACCACGCGCCCCTTCGCCCCGTTCGAATGGCTGGTGGCGCTGCGCTACCTCCGGGCGCGCCGCAAGGAAGGCTTCATCTCCGTCATCGCCGGCTTCTCCTTCATAGGCATCATGCTCGGCGTGGCGACGCTGATTATCGTCATGGCGGTCATGAACGGCTTCCGGCAGGAGTTGTTCGACAAGATGCTTGGGCTGAACGGCCATGTGGTCGTGCACAGCGTCGGGCAGTTCAAGGACTATGACGCGGTCTCGGAGCGCATTGCGAACGTGCCCGACGTGAAGCACGCGCTTCCGCTCGTCGAAGGTCAAGTGCTCGCCTCGACGCCGCTCGGCTCCACAGGCGCGCTGGTGCGGGGCTTGCGCGAGAAAGATCTCAAGAGCCTCAAGGCGATTTCTAAAAACGTTCATTTCGGCACGCTCGACGGCTTCGACAAGAATCCAGGCATCGCTATCGGCAGCCGCATGGCGAACACGCTCAACGTAAAGGTCGGGGACAGCGTCTCGATACTGACACCGCGCGGCGCCTCCACGCCGCTCGGCACGGCGCCACGCATCAAACGCTATCCCGTCGTGGCGATCTTCGAGATCGGCATGTCCGAATACGATGCGAGCATCATGTTCATGCCGCTGAACGAGGCGCAGATCTATTTCAATCAGCCTGACTCTGTGACGGTTCTCGAAGTGGTGCTGAAGTCCCCGGACGAAGTGGCTGAACTCGCGCCGAAGATCCTCGAGGCCGGCGGACCGTCGATCTATGTCACCGACTGGCGCCAGCGCAACGCGACGTTCTTTTCCGCGCTGCAGGTCGAACGCAATGTGATGTTCTTGATCCTGACACTGATCGTTCTGGTGGCGGCGCTGAACATCATTTCGGGCCTGAAGATGCTCGTGAAGGACAAGGCGCGCGACATCGCGATCCTTCGGACCATGGGCGCCACGCGAGGCTCCGTGATGCGCATCTTTCTGATTGCCGGCGCCACGATCGGCGTCACCGGGACGCTGGCCGGACTTGCTCTCGGCGTGCTCGTGTGCGTGAACATCGACCACATCCGCTGGTTCGTTTCCTGGCTCACGGACACCGAACTGTTCCCCGCCGAACTCTATTACCTGTCGGAACTGCCGGCGGAGATGGATTCGGGAGAAACGGCTTCCGTCGTGATCATGGCGCTGACACTGTCCGTTCTGGCTTCCGTCTATCCGGCTTGGCGCGCCTCCCGGCTCGATCCGGTCGAAGCGCTGCGCTACGAGTAG
- a CDS encoding ribonuclease J translates to MAAKDSRNKNRLVFVPLGGVGEIGMNLYLYGYGQKNAYTWLIVDMGVTFGGEYEPGIDVILPDIRFLEEERHNIAGLVLTHAHEDHYGAIPDLWPLIGRVPIYATPFTAAMLRGKLGEARMDDDDLPLEIVPLGARRQIGPFDVELISMSHSIPEPTALAIRTPLGTALHTGDWKLDETPLTSAPTDENRLREIGRDGVDALICDSTNAIREGISPSEAEVAENLITLIKKAPACVAVTTFASNVARLGSVAKAAQAAGRELVVVGRAMYRVIEAAQATGYLDPELRFHQETAFRQFPADKVVALCTGSQGEPRAALARIAAGEHPHVSLKKGDWVIFSSRTIPGNEKSVGRIQNALSDNAIEILTDQDALVHVSGHPRRGELEQLYSWLKPHIAVPMHGEGRHLEAHAELAEDLGVPEVVRARNGTLVQLLPKPAGIVDDVPVGRLYRDGAILTSSDEGQVRDRRKLSYAGIAAVSLVLTTKGGLVADPEVTLTGLPEEDNYGVPLEEIARDAAIGTVESIPRPRRKDPQLVSEAVRRAVRAALGQAWGKKPICTVLTTVL, encoded by the coding sequence ATGGCTGCAAAGGACTCAAGAAACAAGAACCGCCTCGTCTTCGTCCCGCTCGGCGGCGTGGGCGAGATCGGCATGAACCTGTACCTTTACGGGTACGGTCAGAAAAACGCCTATACCTGGCTCATCGTCGACATGGGCGTGACATTCGGCGGCGAATACGAGCCGGGCATCGACGTCATCCTGCCGGACATTCGCTTCCTTGAAGAGGAACGGCACAATATCGCAGGGCTGGTGCTGACCCATGCCCACGAGGACCATTACGGCGCCATCCCCGATCTTTGGCCCTTGATCGGGCGGGTTCCGATCTATGCCACGCCCTTCACGGCCGCAATGCTGCGCGGAAAGCTCGGCGAGGCGCGTATGGACGACGACGACCTGCCGCTCGAGATTGTGCCCTTGGGCGCACGGCGCCAGATCGGTCCGTTCGATGTCGAACTCATCTCGATGTCCCATTCGATTCCGGAACCCACGGCGCTGGCGATCCGCACGCCGCTCGGAACGGCGCTCCACACGGGTGACTGGAAGCTCGACGAGACGCCGCTGACCAGTGCGCCGACGGACGAAAACCGTCTGCGCGAGATCGGCCGCGACGGAGTCGATGCGCTGATCTGCGATTCCACCAACGCCATACGTGAAGGCATCTCGCCTTCGGAGGCGGAGGTCGCCGAAAACCTGATCACGCTGATCAAGAAGGCGCCGGCTTGCGTCGCCGTCACGACCTTCGCCTCCAATGTCGCCCGGCTCGGCTCGGTGGCGAAGGCCGCTCAGGCCGCGGGCCGCGAACTCGTCGTCGTGGGCCGCGCCATGTACCGGGTGATCGAAGCGGCCCAAGCGACCGGCTATCTCGACCCGGAATTGCGCTTTCATCAAGAAACTGCCTTCCGACAATTCCCGGCCGACAAGGTCGTGGCCCTATGCACGGGAAGCCAAGGCGAGCCGCGCGCGGCGCTGGCGCGCATCGCGGCAGGCGAACACCCGCATGTCTCGCTCAAGAAGGGCGACTGGGTGATCTTCTCCTCGCGGACAATTCCCGGAAACGAGAAATCCGTCGGACGCATCCAGAATGCTCTGTCCGACAACGCCATCGAGATTCTCACCGACCAGGATGCGCTGGTGCACGTGTCCGGCCATCCGCGCCGCGGGGAATTGGAGCAGCTGTATTCTTGGCTGAAGCCGCACATCGCCGTGCCGATGCACGGTGAGGGACGGCATCTGGAAGCGCACGCAGAACTGGCAGAGGACCTCGGTGTCCCGGAGGTCGTCCGGGCCCGCAATGGCACGTTGGTACAGCTTCTGCCGAAGCCTGCTGGGATCGTCGACGACGTGCCCGTGGGGCGGCTCTATCGCGACGGCGCTATCTTGACGTCGTCCGATGAGGGCCAGGTCCGGGACCGCCGCAAGCTCAGCTATGCCGGTATCGCCGCCGTATCCCTTGTCTTGACCACGAAAGGCGGACTGGTCGCCGACCCCGAGGTGACGCTGACGGGGCTGCCCGAGGAGGACAATTACGGCGTTCCGCTCGAGGAAATCGCGCGCGACGCCGCAATCGGAACGGTCGAGAGCATTCCGCGCCCGCGCCGCAAAGACCCGCAACTTGTCTCCGAAGCGGTGCGCCGCGCCGTGCGGGCGGCCCTGGGGCAAGCCTGGGGCAAGAAGCCTATCTGTACCGTGTTGACGACCGTGCTCTAA
- the proS gene encoding proline--tRNA ligase, which translates to MRLSRFFLPILRDDPKEAEIVSHRLMLRAGMIRQSSAGIYTWLPLGYRVLSKIEQIVREEQDRAGALELLMPTIQSADLWRESGRYDDYGKEMLRIQDRHERDMLYGPTNEELITAIFRDGVKSYKDLPRILYHIQWKFRDEIRPRFGVMRGREFLMKDSYSFDLTQDDARKSYNRMFVSYLRTFARMGLKSIPMAAETGPIGGDLSHEFIILAETGESEVYCHKDYLAMEPPGDDLDYEGDLAPLVRDWTGRYAATSEMHDAARFEADVAEADRVTARGIEVGHIFFFGTKYSEAMGAKVQGPEGDLITVEMGSYGIGVSRLVGAIIEASHDEAGIIWPQSVAPFDIGLINLKAGDADTDLACEDFYTRLQNAGFDVLYDDRDDRAGAKFAAMDLIGLPWQLIVGPKSLKAGEVELKERATGTRHSLTFDSALTMLSDAIAGRTKEGA; encoded by the coding sequence ATGCGCCTCAGCCGTTTCTTTCTGCCCATCCTACGTGACGACCCCAAAGAGGCGGAGATCGTCTCGCATCGGCTCATGCTCCGTGCGGGCATGATCCGCCAGTCGAGCGCCGGCATCTATACCTGGCTGCCTCTGGGATACCGGGTGCTGAGCAAGATCGAGCAGATCGTGCGCGAGGAGCAGGACCGGGCAGGGGCGCTCGAACTCCTGATGCCGACGATCCAATCCGCCGATCTGTGGCGCGAGAGCGGACGCTACGACGACTACGGCAAGGAGATGCTGCGCATCCAGGACCGGCACGAGCGCGACATGCTCTACGGTCCCACCAACGAGGAGCTGATCACGGCGATCTTCCGCGACGGCGTGAAGTCCTACAAGGACCTGCCGCGCATCCTCTATCACATCCAATGGAAGTTCCGGGATGAGATCAGACCGCGGTTCGGCGTTATGCGCGGTCGCGAATTCCTGATGAAGGATTCCTACTCCTTCGATCTCACCCAGGACGACGCCCGCAAATCCTATAACAGGATGTTCGTCTCGTACCTGCGGACCTTCGCCCGCATGGGATTGAAGTCTATCCCCATGGCTGCGGAGACGGGCCCGATCGGCGGCGATCTCTCGCACGAATTCATCATTCTCGCCGAGACCGGCGAAAGCGAAGTCTATTGCCACAAGGACTATCTCGCGATGGAGCCGCCTGGCGACGACCTCGACTACGAAGGTGACCTCGCGCCGCTCGTACGTGATTGGACGGGCCGATACGCGGCCACGTCGGAGATGCATGACGCCGCACGCTTCGAGGCTGACGTCGCCGAAGCCGATCGCGTCACCGCACGCGGCATCGAAGTCGGCCACATCTTCTTTTTCGGGACGAAATACTCCGAAGCGATGGGTGCGAAGGTGCAGGGCCCCGAAGGAGACCTCATCACCGTCGAAATGGGCTCTTACGGCATCGGCGTGTCGCGCCTCGTCGGCGCGATCATCGAAGCTTCCCATGACGAGGCCGGAATCATCTGGCCGCAATCCGTGGCGCCATTCGACATCGGGCTGATCAATCTGAAGGCCGGTGATGCAGACACGGATTTAGCCTGCGAAGACTTCTACACACGGCTGCAAAATGCCGGCTTCGACGTGCTATACGACGACCGCGATGACCGCGCCGGCGCGAAATTCGCCGCCATGGACCTGATCGGTCTGCCCTGGCAGTTGATCGTCGGGCCAAAGAGCCTGAAGGCCGGCGAAGTCGAGTTGAAGGAACGCGCGACCGGCACCCGCCATAGTCTCACCTTCGACTCGGCGTTGACTATGCTGAGCGACGCAATAGCAGGCCGCACCAAGGAAGGCGCATGA
- the rpsB gene encoding 30S ribosomal protein S2: MALPDLSMRQLLEAGVHFGHQTHRWNPKMAPFIYGSRNNIHIIDLTQTVPLLHQALVAVSDVVAKGGRVLFVGTKRQAAEAIAEGARSSAQYFINHRWLGGTLTNWRTISHSIKRLKALEELLEGEHRGLTKKELLQLTRERDKLEISLGGIKDMGAPPDLIFVIDTNKESIAIAEARKLNIPVVAIVDSNCDPDGINYPIPGNDDAGRAITLYCDLIARAAIDGIERGQGSVGVDLGEAEEPMAEPAIEDAPATEAAPAEAGEAESTANA, from the coding sequence ATGGCACTGCCCGATCTATCTATGCGCCAGCTCTTGGAAGCTGGGGTTCACTTCGGCCACCAGACACATCGCTGGAACCCGAAAATGGCGCCGTTCATCTACGGCTCCCGCAACAATATCCACATTATCGACCTGACCCAGACGGTGCCGCTGCTGCACCAGGCTCTGGTCGCCGTCTCCGACGTGGTCGCCAAGGGCGGACGCGTGCTCTTCGTGGGCACCAAGCGCCAGGCCGCCGAGGCGATTGCGGAAGGTGCGCGCTCGTCGGCACAGTACTTCATCAATCACCGTTGGCTCGGCGGTACGCTGACGAACTGGCGCACCATCTCGCACTCCATCAAGCGCCTGAAGGCCCTGGAAGAGCTGCTCGAGGGTGAGCACCGCGGCCTCACCAAGAAAGAGCTTTTGCAGCTGACCCGCGAGCGCGACAAGCTTGAGATCTCGCTGGGCGGCATCAAAGACATGGGTGCGCCGCCGGACCTCATTTTCGTGATCGACACCAACAAGGAGTCCATCGCGATCGCCGAGGCCCGCAAGCTGAACATCCCGGTCGTCGCGATCGTCGATTCCAACTGCGACCCGGACGGCATCAACTATCCCATTCCCGGCAACGACGACGCCGGGCGCGCGATCACGCTGTATTGCGACCTGATTGCCCGTGCCGCCATTGACGGTATCGAGCGCGGCCAAGGGTCGGTCGGCGTTGATCTGGGCGAAGCCGAGGAGCCAATGGCCGAACCGGCCATCGAGGATGCCCCGGCAACGGAAGCAGCACCGGCCGAAGCCGGCGAAGCTGAATCCACGGCGAACGCGTAA
- the mce gene encoding methylmalonyl-CoA epimerase — MIGRLNHVAIVVPDLTAATAVYRDTLGATVSPEEDQPEHGVRTVFIELPNTKVELLGVLGDNSPIAAFLERNPSGGIHHICYEVPDIMEARDQLTKEGARVLGDGEPKIGAHGKPVLFLHPKDFCGTLVELEEA, encoded by the coding sequence ATGATTGGCCGTTTGAACCATGTCGCCATTGTCGTTCCGGACCTGACAGCCGCGACCGCCGTCTATCGCGACACGCTCGGTGCGACGGTCTCTCCGGAGGAAGATCAGCCGGAGCATGGTGTGCGAACGGTTTTCATCGAGTTGCCGAACACCAAGGTCGAGCTCCTGGGCGTCCTTGGCGACAACTCGCCGATCGCGGCCTTTCTGGAGCGCAACCCGAGCGGCGGCATCCATCACATCTGCTACGAGGTGCCGGATATCATGGAAGCGCGCGACCAGCTCACCAAGGAGGGCGCACGCGTCCTGGGCGACGGCGAACCGAAGATCGGCGCTCACGGCAAGCCCGTTCTGTTCCTGCATCCCAAGGATTTCTGCGGGACCTTGGTCGAACTCGAAGAGGCCTAG
- the dnaE gene encoding DNA polymerase III subunit alpha encodes MSDQQPFVHLHVHSAYSLLEGALKIPKLVELAKADAAPALALTDSNNLFGALEFSEAVSGAGIQPIIGCTLNLTFEKPGKKGGAPELVNQTPDGRIALLAKDETGYANLMELTSRAYFTAAETGDAFVTIDELAGHSRGLIALSGGPEGLIDTAFADGNAELARARVEALHSIFGDCFYIELQRHGLAQERAVEPHLVQLAYERSIPLVATNEPFFATSDDFEAHDALICIAQGSYVAVDDRRRLSPEHYFKSADEMRALFADLPEAIENTVEIARRCAYRPQKRSPILPAFLSGGEASAALAETEAEELKRQAEDGLAARIAQHGTAPGADEAAYRERLAFELEIITRMNYQGYFLIVSDFIKWTKGQGIPVGPGRGSGAGSLVAYALTITDLDPIRFGLLFERFLNPERVSMPDFDIDFCQDRRDEVIAYVRDRYGADRVAQIITFGKLQARAVLRDVGRVLQMPYGQVDRLCKLVPMNPANPVTLPQAIAGEPRLQEERDKEPIVAKLLDIGQRLEGLYRHASTHAAGVVIADRNLTELVPLYRDARAQLPATQFNMKWAEAAGLVKFDFLGLKTLTVIDMTRRLIGRDGPDIDPAEIPLDDTRTYELIQRAETVGVFQLESQGMRDALRKLKPDRFEDIIAMVALYRPGPMDNIETFVNRKHGKEEIETLHPMIEPILAETYGVIIYQEQVMQIAQVLSGYSLGEADLLRRAMGKKIKAEMDKQRKRFVDGAVANGVEKGRAEYIFELVAKFAGYGFNKSHAAAYALIAYQTAYLKANYPTEFVAASMTLDMGNADKLNSFAQEARRLGIKLEQPSVNHSEVGFIPNGKAIRYSLAALKNVGQPAVESIVAERNANGLFGDISDFARRLNPRHVNKRALETLATAGAFDELGIDRATALENVDRMILAGNSAQEARTGGQNDLFFSGGNQTPPPIELRKADPWLPTDRLAKEFEAVGFFLTGHPLDEYSEVLKSLGVETWTEFAAKAQTKRVVGRLAGTVLSSRERKGKTGNPYAFVAFSDATGQFEAVIFSEALIAGRPLLEAGSVVLLDVEAEADGENVRVRVQGLSSLDNTAEERSSGMEVTVDDPRALSLLAAQIGAEGGQGRLRLRLLIDGKEVEFDLPQGIDSTPRQRSALKLLEGVLDVSAI; translated from the coding sequence ATGAGCGACCAGCAACCCTTCGTGCACCTGCACGTGCATTCCGCCTATTCCTTGCTGGAAGGCGCGCTCAAGATTCCGAAGCTCGTCGAACTGGCCAAGGCCGACGCGGCGCCGGCCCTGGCGCTCACCGATTCCAACAATTTGTTCGGCGCACTCGAATTCTCCGAAGCGGTCTCGGGCGCCGGCATTCAGCCCATTATCGGCTGCACGCTGAACCTCACCTTCGAGAAGCCCGGCAAGAAGGGAGGGGCCCCGGAGCTGGTCAACCAGACCCCCGACGGCCGCATCGCGCTCCTGGCCAAGGACGAGACCGGCTACGCCAACCTGATGGAGCTGACGAGCCGCGCCTACTTCACGGCAGCCGAGACAGGGGACGCCTTCGTCACCATCGATGAACTGGCGGGGCATTCACGCGGTTTGATCGCGCTCAGCGGCGGCCCGGAGGGCCTCATCGACACGGCCTTCGCGGATGGGAACGCGGAGCTTGCCCGTGCCCGCGTCGAGGCGCTCCATTCGATCTTTGGAGACTGCTTCTACATCGAGCTCCAACGCCATGGTCTGGCTCAGGAAAGGGCCGTCGAGCCCCACCTGGTGCAACTGGCCTATGAACGCTCGATCCCGCTTGTGGCGACCAATGAGCCGTTCTTTGCCACCTCGGACGATTTCGAGGCCCATGACGCGCTGATCTGTATAGCGCAAGGAAGCTACGTGGCCGTGGACGACCGCCGCCGCCTCAGCCCCGAACACTACTTCAAGTCCGCGGACGAAATGCGGGCCCTGTTCGCGGACCTGCCCGAGGCCATTGAAAACACGGTCGAGATCGCCCGGCGTTGCGCCTATCGCCCGCAGAAACGCAGCCCGATCCTGCCGGCGTTTCTTTCCGGCGGCGAGGCAAGCGCGGCCCTTGCGGAGACCGAAGCCGAGGAGCTGAAAAGGCAGGCGGAAGACGGCCTTGCCGCGCGCATCGCACAGCACGGAACAGCCCCGGGCGCGGACGAAGCGGCCTATCGCGAGCGGCTCGCCTTCGAACTCGAGATCATCACCCGCATGAACTATCAGGGCTACTTCCTGATCGTTTCGGACTTCATCAAATGGACCAAGGGGCAGGGCATCCCGGTAGGCCCGGGGCGCGGGTCCGGCGCGGGTTCGCTCGTCGCATATGCGCTGACAATCACCGATCTCGACCCCATCCGCTTCGGGCTCCTGTTCGAGCGCTTCCTGAACCCGGAACGCGTGTCCATGCCCGACTTCGATATCGACTTCTGCCAGGACCGCCGCGACGAGGTCATCGCCTATGTGCGCGACCGCTACGGGGCCGACCGGGTCGCGCAGATCATCACCTTCGGTAAGCTCCAGGCCCGCGCCGTGCTGCGCGATGTGGGCCGCGTGCTGCAGATGCCGTACGGGCAGGTCGACCGGCTCTGCAAGCTCGTCCCTATGAACCCGGCGAACCCGGTCACGTTGCCTCAAGCCATCGCCGGCGAACCGCGCTTGCAGGAGGAGCGCGACAAGGAGCCGATCGTCGCCAAACTGCTCGACATCGGCCAGCGGCTCGAGGGCCTCTACCGGCACGCTTCGACCCACGCGGCGGGCGTCGTGATCGCGGATCGGAACCTGACCGAACTCGTGCCGCTCTATCGTGACGCGCGCGCCCAACTCCCGGCCACCCAGTTCAACATGAAATGGGCCGAAGCAGCCGGGCTGGTGAAGTTCGACTTCCTCGGGCTCAAGACGCTGACCGTCATCGACATGACGCGGCGGCTGATTGGCCGCGACGGGCCCGATATCGATCCGGCGGAGATCCCACTCGACGACACCAGGACCTACGAGTTGATCCAGCGGGCGGAGACGGTGGGCGTGTTCCAGCTGGAAAGCCAGGGCATGCGCGACGCCTTGCGCAAGCTGAAGCCCGACCGGTTCGAAGACATCATCGCCATGGTCGCGCTCTACCGGCCAGGCCCGATGGACAATATCGAGACCTTCGTGAACCGGAAGCACGGCAAGGAGGAGATCGAGACACTCCATCCCATGATCGAGCCCATCCTGGCGGAGACCTACGGCGTCATCATCTACCAGGAGCAGGTGATGCAGATCGCACAGGTTCTGTCCGGCTACTCCCTCGGAGAGGCCGATCTGCTGCGCCGGGCCATGGGCAAGAAGATCAAGGCCGAGATGGACAAGCAGCGGAAGCGCTTTGTCGACGGCGCGGTCGCGAACGGCGTGGAGAAGGGCCGGGCGGAATACATATTTGAACTGGTGGCGAAGTTCGCCGGCTACGGCTTCAACAAGTCACACGCGGCGGCCTATGCGCTGATCGCCTACCAGACCGCCTATCTCAAGGCGAACTACCCGACCGAATTCGTTGCGGCATCCATGACGCTGGACATGGGCAACGCCGACAAGCTCAACAGCTTCGCGCAAGAGGCGCGGCGGCTCGGCATCAAGCTCGAGCAGCCGTCGGTGAACCACTCCGAAGTCGGCTTCATCCCCAATGGCAAGGCGATCCGCTACTCCCTTGCGGCGCTTAAGAATGTCGGCCAACCTGCTGTCGAGTCCATCGTGGCGGAGCGGAACGCCAACGGCCTGTTCGGCGACATCTCCGACTTCGCACGCCGCTTGAACCCGCGCCACGTAAACAAGCGCGCCTTGGAGACACTCGCGACTGCCGGCGCTTTCGACGAGCTCGGTATCGACCGGGCCACGGCGCTCGAGAACGTGGACCGGATGATCCTCGCCGGGAACAGCGCCCAGGAAGCTCGTACCGGCGGCCAGAACGATCTGTTCTTCTCCGGCGGCAATCAGACCCCGCCGCCGATCGAGCTGCGCAAGGCGGATCCCTGGCTCCCGACGGACCGGCTTGCCAAAGAGTTCGAGGCCGTGGGCTTCTTCCTGACCGGGCACCCGCTCGACGAATACAGCGAAGTTCTCAAGTCTCTTGGCGTGGAGACCTGGACCGAATTTGCGGCAAAGGCGCAGACGAAGCGGGTCGTGGGCAGGCTCGCCGGGACGGTTCTCTCCTCGCGCGAACGCAAAGGCAAGACCGGTAACCCCTATGCGTTCGTTGCTTTTTCCGACGCCACCGGGCAGTTCGAGGCCGTGATCTTCTCAGAAGCGTTGATTGCCGGCCGTCCGCTCCTCGAGGCAGGATCGGTGGTTCTCCTCGACGTGGAAGCCGAAGCGGACGGAGAAAACGTGCGCGTCCGGGTTCAGGGGCTGTCGTCCCTGGACAACACCGCCGAAGAGCGCTCCTCGGGCATGGAAGTCACTGTCGACGATCCCCGAGCCCTCTCGCTGCTTGCTGCGCAGATAGGCGCCGAGGGCGGGCAAGGGCGGCTTCGCCTCCGGCTCCTCATCGACGGCAAGGAGGTCGAGTTCGATCTGCCGCAAGGGATCGATTCCACCCCCCGCCAGCGCAGCGCGCTCAAGCTCTTGGAGGGGGTCCTGGACGTCAGCGCGATCTAG
- a CDS encoding ABC transporter ATP-binding protein, translated as MERTPALQLVDLERGFTQGDRRIDVLKLANASFYPGETVALLGPSGAGKSTLLHIAGLLEKPDAGSVIINGRDCVTLGDNERTRIRRMEVGFIYQFHHLLPEFSALENVMLPQLVLGRSKHDAEARAKALLDPLGLKDRWTHRPAELSGGEQQRVAIARAVANQPKVLLADEPTGNLDPHTADRVFDQMMHLVRDEGVAAVIATHNLELAARMDRVLRLTDGLLVEEEVAVVEAVG; from the coding sequence ATCGAAAGAACACCCGCGCTACAGCTCGTCGATCTAGAGCGGGGCTTCACGCAAGGCGACCGCCGCATCGATGTCCTGAAGCTGGCGAACGCGAGCTTCTATCCGGGTGAGACTGTGGCGCTGCTCGGCCCCTCGGGCGCCGGCAAATCGACCCTGCTGCATATCGCGGGCCTGCTCGAAAAGCCGGACGCAGGCAGCGTGATCATCAACGGCCGCGACTGCGTCACGTTGGGAGACAACGAGCGCACGCGTATCCGGCGGATGGAGGTGGGCTTCATCTACCAGTTCCATCATCTGTTGCCCGAGTTCTCGGCGCTGGAGAATGTGATGCTGCCGCAGCTCGTCCTCGGCCGCTCCAAGCACGACGCCGAGGCCCGGGCCAAGGCGCTTTTGGACCCGCTCGGCCTCAAGGACCGATGGACCCACAGGCCGGCAGAGCTCTCCGGCGGAGAGCAGCAGCGCGTCGCCATCGCGCGCGCCGTGGCAAACCAGCCCAAGGTCCTTCTGGCCGACGAGCCGACAGGCAATCTCGATCCGCACACCGCCGACAGGGTCTTCGACCAGATGATGCACCTGGTTCGGGACGAGGGTGTCGCGGCCGTAATCGCCACCCACAATCTCGAGCTGGCGGCCCGCATGGATCGGGTCCTGCGCCTGACCGACGGATTGCTTGTGGAGGAAGAGGTCGCCGTCGTGGAAGCGGTCGGGTAG
- a CDS encoding biotin--[acetyl-CoA-carboxylase] ligase: MNQFARTTPKLPAGYRLVQLDTVDSTNDEAKRRADMGEPGPLWIWSARQSMGRGRAGRQWTSQVGNLFASLLVRLNCPLQTASQLALVAGIITYETISKLIAYEGRSKLLIKWPNDVLLDEEKIAGMLLENLGTPGDRRSAVVIGTGINLASHPEGLPQPAVSLDAYGMSVAPAKALEVLAATTHEWLQRWDEGATFPSIRRAWLDRAGPTGRKLVVQIGSERIEGTYDGLDLEGALKLKTEGGKRTIAAGDVFFTS, encoded by the coding sequence ATGAACCAATTCGCGCGCACAACACCCAAGCTTCCCGCAGGCTACCGCCTGGTCCAGCTCGACACGGTCGATTCGACCAACGACGAAGCCAAGCGCCGCGCGGACATGGGGGAGCCGGGGCCCTTGTGGATCTGGTCGGCGCGCCAATCCATGGGGCGAGGACGGGCAGGGCGGCAATGGACCTCGCAAGTCGGCAACCTCTTCGCCAGCCTGCTGGTGCGCCTCAACTGTCCGCTCCAGACCGCAAGCCAGCTTGCCCTCGTGGCCGGTATCATCACTTACGAGACAATCTCGAAACTGATCGCCTATGAAGGCCGCTCCAAGCTGCTCATCAAATGGCCCAACGACGTGCTGCTGGACGAAGAAAAGATCGCCGGCATGCTGCTCGAGAATCTGGGCACGCCGGGCGACCGGCGCTCGGCGGTCGTGATCGGCACCGGCATCAATCTGGCGAGCCATCCCGAGGGACTGCCGCAGCCCGCCGTGAGCCTCGATGCCTACGGTATGAGCGTCGCACCGGCCAAGGCGCTGGAGGTGCTCGCGGCGACGACCCACGAATGGCTGCAACGGTGGGATGAGGGGGCTACCTTCCCGTCGATTCGCCGCGCCTGGCTGGACCGCGCGGGTCCCACGGGACGAAAGCTCGTCGTGCAGATCGGCAGTGAGCGGATCGAAGGCACTTATGACGGCCTCGATTTGGAAGGCGCCCTCAAGCTCAAGACCGAAGGCGGCAAGCGCACCATCGCGGCCGGCGACGTCTTCTTCACGTCCTGA